The nucleotide window ATCACCTCCAGCAtgggcagggagctgctgacTCACACCTGGGTGCAGGACTGCATGCTTTTTCATCTCTCTGGCACCAAGGGGAGAGAACTGCTTGTGGAACTAGGAGGGTGTGGAACAAGGTGAGAGTCGGTCATTCAAGAAAGCCAGAGACCAGAAGTTATTACAAAGGGATTTctgaggagaggggaaggataCCACAGagtaacacaggaaaaaaacaaccaaataaaCCCCCctaaaaaaactcaacaaacacacaacaaaagAGAAGATAGTAAAAGTGAGTGCAATAATGGGcatgaatttctcttttttctgccCTGTGGCAAACTGCCAGTCTCTTCCATGCAAATTCCTCGGTGCTATTAAAACCAGTCCTTGTGGACACACCTGCCTTGAGACAAATTCTTTTAGTCTTGAAAAAATCTGGGCACTTCTTCaacaaacattttgcttttaaactaCTTTTCCTTTGTGAATTTTGGCAGCAGCTCACACTTGGAGAGCTACTGAGAACCTTTTCTGTAACCAGattgccctgccccaggggacTGTGGGCAAGTGACTTCCCACAGCTGTCCCTCAGCTTCCTATTCTGTTAAATGTGGCTCATGACCACCTCAAAGGGCTGGGGCTAGGCATCATTTTTGTGTGAAAAGCTGTGAAATTCATGAGAGTGACTGAGTAGTACATGACATGCTGTGAGGGTAGTGGTACCATCAGTTCAACACTTCGATATAGCAGGAGATGGGACAGGCACAGGAGTATAGTTTAAAACACTTCACTGCCCAATGCACCATGTCATTAAGTGAATGGAAGAAGAGACAGCTGAGTTGTGTGGTGACAGGACTTTTTTCTTCTACACAGCAGGGCCAAGGTTGAAGACCAGAAAATAGAAACATACTTAGGAGTAGTAGCTAAATAGtcatgaaaaaaagcaaaacccaagcTGAGACTTTCCCAGTTCCTTCTCATGTAGGCTGCCTTCTGAATCACCTAGTTCTGGAGATGTTAAAGGGTggtaaaaattgtatttttgctCTGAGAAAAGTCTCCCTTCTTCTCTTGTTCTGATCAAAATCAGACTAGGGTGGTAGCTTAGAAGTGAATCCAAATGATTTGCAGCATGGTGCAACAGAAAAGAGCATCACTACAGTTCTGTGGATACTTGGCTAAAATAATGGGCATTATGATTTCTGGCAGAAGGGGAGTGAAGTTTCTAGTAATATAAGAGCAAACCACTCATTCTCtcctattttctctcttttctctaaTTTCTAACCAAGTCCTTGCCATCTTCACCCTGAAAAGGAGGTCAAGTATTGCTCTTTATGGGCAAAGCTGTTCAAGTTGGCTTAGCTTTGGTCTTCAtagcacagacagaaaaacatAGGTTAAGTTTACCTCCTCTCCTCTGAGAGGATCCCACCCCTGAAATCGATCAAGTACCAAAATAAGTTTTAGAAAAAGCAGGGTCTGGAGATAGGGATGCTGTTATGAGCCTCACAAAGTCTAATTCTGGCTTGACCACAAACATAATTTGAAGTCTTGAGCAAGTCAAATAAATTTTTCTCATCAAGTCTTCCCTCAGTAAAATCAAGAATAGTTACTTGCCTTGTAGAGATGCTGTAAAGACTAAGAAAGTCTTTATATAGTTTATTTAAGATGTAAAAATCTCTTAAGAATTATGTAGAAACCTCAATTAGGATTTACAAAAAGGTTATTTAAAACCACAAAGGGATAAAAAGTATCATCATTGtaactaattaatgaaataatcATATGGCAGAGTATATTCATCTCAGAGAAGCAATTGCTTTTTATTCAATATGGTGGAACAAAGTCATCGCAGATACGAAAGGAAATTCTTGTAGCCTATGATACTCTTTAACAGTGTCTTCCATTATTATTGGTCTTTATTATTCATGACCTTAAAACACTTTAGGCCTTTAGCTGGGATCTGTTGCAGTGTGGTTGGTACTGCAGAAGATAATGAAGCACACTGCCGCAAGGAGCTCATGGTCAGAGGTCCCTCAAGTCCAGCAGTTTGCATCCCACTGAAAGGTGATGTGCCATTACTCTGATTTTACACACATGGTCAAAGTcaaagtttcttctttttccctgtttcaTTTGAAGCAGAACAAGGTTGCTTGGCTCAAGAGTCTGGTTTCCTGCGGGCTTTACAGTGTTATTGGTGACATACCAGTGTAGTGCAGGTTAAGTGCTTTTCTTGAAGACATGGATCTGTTCATATGATTATGTACCTGTAACACTGAGCAAGCTAAACTGGAGTCTTACAGGACTCTTTCCTCAGGTCATTCTGCCATATGAGGGAGGAGGCACCAGCTGCTGCTTATCTCGAACATCCAGTTGCATACAATTATGTTTGCAGGTGTAAAATAGATGTGTTGTACAGTTGGGAACACCTTCCTCCTTTCTGAGAGAATCCTCTCCTACCGGGAAAGGCAAGGATAGGGCTGCCTGACTAAAAAATGCCTTTAAGAAAGGTGAAATACCCTTTCAAATAGCTGTGCAatgattttaagaaaaacaaatagtGGATGAAACTATATCAGGATAGGGGGGACATGAATTCAGAGTATGCAAAGATGCTGATTTCTGTACCACCTGTGAAGACTCTTGAAGAGCAGAGACCTGAGCAGGCTGGGCATGTACAGTCTGGTCAGAGCAGGAGGTGATGCAAGGACATCTGTGCATGGCAGAGAGTGGTGCAGACACAcagcaagcagcagcacagacacagcaggcaccatgctgctgctgtttacAGACAGCTCTGATGACAATGTGACTTTCACCATCTATGACACTAcatccagcagcagcaagtgTCTGCTTCATGCCTCTGGTGGCCTTTACAGATTCTGGTTTAGACTGGCTGTAGCAATCACTGTCTCTATGATGTTTTTGAAAGTTACGAATTGTAGAGTTCTCCTGTAGAAAGTATAGGAGAATGGAAAACTGCAGAGCTTCAAGACAGAGACCTGAAAGTAAATCAGTGCAACAGAGGTTCATTTAAACAGTTTTAACACTGCACTAGTAAATGAACACATCCTTATTATTACTCAGGCAAGCAAAGTGGGGAGAATGGAAACAGTCTGTTACAGGTAAAGCCAAATGAGGCGTTGCCTAGTAACTCTCAGCAGGGAAGCATTTAAACCCAGCCAGTTTAGTGAAGCTGATGTTCTGACTCGGagattattttctctgaaaaaaaatctgaaagcacGAAAGTTCAATTTAACGAACATAGGATTTATTCTTCTGTTAGAGCAAACCATAATGACAGTGCTTGGGAGAATACGGAAGTATTTACAAACTTGTACAAGGAAGAACAGACAAGGCATGTTTTCAATAAAAGAATCATTTTACTCAACCCGTTTTTTGATGCTGATTTATTTGCCCCAAATGCAGTAAATTTCAcatttgtgtggtttttttggtttttttttttgttttttttttttaattctgaaatacaCAAGTGATACCAGAAGCCTGGAAATACTACCTATATCATTGTATTATCTTACTGCTGTAAGACAAAGTTCCTGGAGTAAACCCTATTTCAGCTCTACTACTGGACACAGAATCAAAATAACtgatttaaaagaagaaagactCCATGTATCCACTGGTACCATTGCCTGGAATAGTTTTAATTAGGCCCGCCTTCAGGACTTTGTTTTTATAGATTCACAGAAAAATCACTTGTCTTGGCTAAAGGTTTCTCACATCAGGGCCCTCCtctccccgccccccccccctcccccaaaccTTATTTGAAGATTCATGTTATGTTTGCTTCCCTTTAGAAGGATTTGATTTTAGAGAAGTATAAGCTCTGGCATGATCAGCCATGTATATGTGTTTCTGGGTGCCTCAGCTATTGCTCAGAATAGGCAGTCAAGTTTAGAAGAGCACCTCATTTCGTCAGCCTCAATACAGTTAATGATGGTAGTTATGAATGTGAACCATtgaccagatttttttttattaaaaaatacaattagCAGATCAACACATCACACTAACCATGAAAAGACAGACTGCAAAAGAGTTATGACAAAAGTATGTATTTTATCAACAATGACAATAGCTGGAAAACAAAGCTACTATGGCATAAATACTAAAATTTGAGTTATATATTAAAagcatgggtttttttcacaagcATGCTGTATGAGCAGAGAAAGGACATTTTGTAAGCCACAGAGATCCACTTCTCACTGACCAGAGCTCGGCTTGAAGTTTAATGAAACACTGTTGATGCAGAACCTTTGCCCAGAGGGTGCGGGACCATCATCAAATACATGACCTAGATGGGCATCACACTGCAACAGAAATTATTACCATTTTATTATTGCattattacagaatcacagaaccatttaggttggaaaagatctctcaGATCATAGAGTACAACCCATGACTCATCACTACACCTTGTcaactagatcatggcactaaatGTCATGTTCATCATTACTTGAACATCTCCAAGAATGGTGActaccacctccctgagcagtccattccaatgcttaacaactctttccatgaagaaattccccgatgtccagcctgaacctcccctgtTGCAGCTTGAGgctatgtcctcttgtcctgtcactggttgcctgggagaagaggccaacccccaGTTCACTACAACCTCTTTTCATGCAGTTGTGTATGTATGGCTCAGCTTTGCGAATGAacatttgggaagggctctccccacatgggtgtgccctttgagcctgcgcagtgaattttttaggcgaggcacagcgtgtgcagaactggccccaccctttaactcctaaggttcatttgccatggctgagcaatcttggacagtgacagtgaagtcctgaGGACTAGAACTTACAGCCCCCAGGATTatcaggaggtctcccatccaagtactaaccagggctgaccctgctgagcttccgagatctgactGGATTGGATTGTAGACAGTGATAAAGTCAGTCTTGAGTCccctttcctccaggctgaacagctccagctccctcagctgttgCTCATAGGACTTACCCACTAGACCCTCCACCaacttcattgcccttctctggacttgcctCAGTGCCTCAATATCCCTCCTGAACtaaggggcccaaaactgaaaaaggcaattgagatgtggcctcaccagtgctgagcacagggggAAAactcacttccctggtcctgctggccacactgttgctgACACAGGTCAGgttgccattggccttcttggccacctgggcacatgctggctcatgttcagttgCTGTTGACCGACACTCCcaagtccttttctgctgggcagctttccagccactgttctcccagcctgtagtgctgcctggggttgttgtgacccaagggcaggacctggcacttccccttgttgaacctcatacctACTGTGCTATCCTGAATTAAGAAACTTTTATGATTAATTCACTATTGAGTTGTATGTTGGGAGGAGTGTTAGAGAGTGACTAATAATACATCCCGGAGTAATCACGTCTGGCCAGGACGCAAATATCTGCCCCCAAACAACCAGATCCcagaagaggaataaaaaaggTATTAGTGCCAAAAAGTATAGGAAATAAATGGGAGGATCCAGACACCTAAGTACACTATGAAAATGTCAAGTTAATTAAGACGGTCACTGTAGGTCCTTCTTACAGATTAACTTGAGGATTCTCCCTCCTCCAAATTGCTCTTGTGAAAAAAATGAGACTCAGTATAGCTATCAGTGGCTGATTATAAAATGGAAGGTTGTCTTCAGCTGAGGTTCTTGAAAGGTGCTTGCTGCATATTGCTGCAAACATGAACTCCACCAGGAAAATGAACTGCAGCGAATGCTTGTTATATTTGCAGAAATACATAATCCTGCTAGAAGGGGCTGCAAGCAGACTGAAGGACAGCATTAACAATCTTAACAGTTTAGAAAAatagacacacacatacaatacaaaaacaaacccaagatGCAATTCATCAATCTTAACTGCATACTTTTATACCTTAACAAAAGTAATAAACAGGTTTGGGATAGGGAAGAAATGGTTAGGGGTGACACTTCTTTAGAATGGGACCTGAGTATTGCAGCACATCCTAAAACAGGTATGTGTCATGGGCTGGGGAAAGGTCAAGGTGTAAGGACAGGAACATGATTTACAACACACCTGAACAGCCCCTAAcctgtgctgcaggctgggccCAGTTGCAGTGCCGTGTCCAGCTTTGCCCTGTACTTGGAGGAGGGAAAGAGCCAATTCAAAAGAATTCAAAATAGAGCAACAGGACAAGCAGCACACTAAACATTGCGTAAAAAGAAACAGTTGAAGGAACTGGACCTTTCTAGTCTAGAAAACAGATGATTGAGGGAGTCAAAATAGCTATCAAAAATAGAAGGGTGGCTTCTGTGAAACAAGAGAATCCATAGAAAATAGCTGTGGAGATGGAAGGCACAGCCACCACTATGCAGGGCACACAGTAATAAGCTTCAATGGCTGCAAAGCAAACTGTTTTCCCCAGTGTCGAACCAACAGTAGGAAGATGTGTAGGTTACAACTCATTACCTAGTAAGGTCATGGTGTTTCCATctctgcatattttaaaaacatctttagCAAATATTTAGCAGGGCTGAACTAGGAGTAACTGTCCCTGTGATGGGCCAAATGCACGGACCCTATCTCAGAGTCCCTTCTACTGTCTCTTGTCACAGCCTACCGTGCACCTGAGGTCCTTTGAGTAAATTTTCTGTCTAAACTCCAGCCCTTGGCTATACTTACACAACTGCTTTCCCTAGTCACATATTTTATTTCCCAACAAACTGACTGTCTATATTTGATACTCATGTGTTTCATACCAAGAAGTGAGACAGAATGGATCCAGTGATACTGTAATTCTCACTGCTGCATTCAGGCAGATTCGTAGATAGAAAACATCTCTGTTAATAGTTGTGTCTTTGGGTATCATCTCCAAAATAAACATACCTGTTTGCAGAGGACTTCAGTTCTAGTTAATCCCAATGAGTTATCTGGTCGTCTCACGATATTGGTATTACTTTCATCTCTGCCACAAGTGCCATAAGCCTCAGAAAATGATGGCCATCCAGTCCCAGAATTATACTTCTTTTCTGAGCTACAGTGGAAATCAGATTTTCTTGTTAATTATTGAGATGTTACAAAAAAGTCTGCTTCTATTAAGAacattggtttttttccttattcctgTCTTGTACCACTATTAATAATATTTGGCATAGTAGAAGTTTTCTCACTGACATCAGATCATGCTGGAAACTCTTTTCCAAAGGGAATTCTTGATCAGCCCACAGCAGGAGAGTTTGCCTCACTGTTTCTATTTCAATGACAGGGTGGCATTTCATAAAGCTTGGAAAAGGGTTTTCCCAACAATTGAGCATAGTGTTTAGCTGAATTACACCTACAAAGTTCGAAGCCTGGCCCAATACAGCACAATCTCTGAGAGTTTATAAGAAGAAATAATGGACAAAGGCTGGGCTGTCCCATCAGTCCAGGCTCACACCTGATGATAACGCCTTTGTCTTGCCTTCAGCCATCAAGCCAGTTTAGAAAATCAAATAGAGCATTGCTCAAACGATCAAGGAACCAACGAGAAATCCTCACAGCACAAAGACCAGTTTTTTACCCCAATAGATAATCGAAGCCATCAGAAACAGTACTACAGACTGTCAACTTGTGAGTGCCTCCTGTTAACATCTAGGATGACCAACACTGTTTTAGCTGCATAATAAAACCTAGAGCACACTGGAAAATatgatcagaaaataatttggagATTTggtatagaaataaaataacccCTGCTATATAAAGCTGTGCAAACTTTGATAGCAATATGGACTTTCTCCTATCAACGAGGGACTTAGTGTGAGTTAGAACTAGAAATGAAGACAGATTCTCATACTTCTCAGATAAGTGGTCTGGAGACACATCTGAACCATTTCCCCTCAATTTCTCACGTTTTTCCATTTCACAAACTGAATGCTCTTACTGGCATCTAGTGGTGGATGGAGACATCAACACCAGTAGCAGCTCTTGGTCAAGGGGATTAGTCCATTACTTAAGACAGAATTTAGAACAAAGTATGTAGCATATATCATGTATATTTTTGTGGGAAATTaacacagtgaagaaaaatctgaaaatcttAATTGCAGTGCCTTTCAGAAAGACAATACAAACATGCTAGGCAAAAAGCTTAAAAAGTCCAACCCAAAGAACAgtctgtgtgtcagtgtgtgtgttaTAATTGTCTGTACAGGGCTGTCTTTGAGTAATGCAACCCCAGAAACAAAAGAGGATTTGCAAGCACAGAATGACCAAAGGCTAGTTTTTGTGTGGGCTATTGCTTAGTCCGTTACATCAACACACAAATATCCATAAGAAATGctctctttcctcttcctttccacaAAACTGGAGAGAAACAGGACACAGTACAGAAGCAGCCTGCACTGAAGCAAATGCAGTTTGTGGACTGATTGTGAAGGTCCTTAGGGCTCCAGGACTATTTCTTTCCAGCCAAGGAGGGctccctgctttcccttctACAAAACCACATTAACACTGTGCCTACCAGCCGCTGACATGCCAAAAATAACCTGGGGAACACATACATGACTTCTGAGTTTCCCTGACATATCTGTATGGTTTCCTTTTTATCAGAACTCTTTTTTTGACACAGGGGTTCTTGTGTTTATTCGTATATAGATAAAAAGATCCTCCCTGAAACTCTGCAGAGTCAAGGAAAGTCTTTAATGCTATGTGGGTTTTGCATCTGACCCTGACTGACTCTGTGCCTTACATGCCACTCACAATACTTAAGTGTATTTTAGATGTTTTCCACTGCTAAAATAACAATCCTTTGAGCTGTTAAATTAGCTCTCAAGAGAAATGGCCTCTGTGTTGTTTTACTAACAGTAATATCACTTAAGATTCCCTAAGAGAAACATTTTAGTACttgaaaatattgctgttcAAGATCATATTTGTCCTTTGAAGTATCTCACCACTTAATATATGGATAAATGAACTTTCCCTAAACATATGCATTAGATTAGCCTTCGACACACCACTCCTCCAGCACATGTCATTTACTTTGATCCTTATTTCAGTCATCCTGGATGGAATCCAGATAATTCTAAAAAGTGCTTTTTGCTGTATGAATCTCAGCTGTAGGTTTATGGTTTGATGAAGGTTTCACATTTAATTAAAGCACCACAATTTGCCATCTATAAAGGTTAGGGGTTTGTTCCATGTATTTCCAACTCCTTCAAATGAATATTTGGTAGCAGAAGGTAATAAATTCTGGTATAAGTATATACACACATGtttcaaagaaaggaagaaatacttCCATGTTTACCTGTAGCTAATGTTCTaatgcatttgaaaaagaaaggacatttttaatggacaggaaataaataTGATGAATGAACCTCTTATCCAAAACCATTTCTCCCCCTCATTGTGTTCTCCGCAACATAATACatgcatggaaaataaattttcagacCATTTTGCACATTTAATAGTTTCCAATTTTCttgcaagacttttttttccaaaagtttGAGGGTTCTTTGTTTGTGAGGCTCAGCATTATCTTGTGATCTAAACAAAATTACTGATAATCTCTGAGAGCTGGATAGTGCAAAAAGCAGCCTGACTATTTGGTTATATTCTTGTTTTGTTACTAGTTTAGCAGCAGAAGCAATTCCCTCCagtgtttctctctctttgtgtTGGTCTGTCAATATATGTTGTCTAATATAAAAGATGCCTAAATTGAAGGAAAATTTGAAGGAATTGAAGGAACTCTTCCACAGCTTTGTCATTTAAAATTTCTCTAATTTATCTGAATTTTCTAGAGGTATTACTAGGTTTTGTACTTGtcttcagaatattttgtaATGTTGAGCTAACTTTGAAATAAATCTATTAAGAAATGTTTACTAGCAAACCTCTATAGAAAAAGATACATTTAAGCAAACACATATTTGCATAACAATAGTTTTCTGTACTTGGCCAAAGAAAAACTAACCATTCACAATGATCAGCCTccatttttaacatttaattaCTTCgtttaggtttatttttaatatagtcATTacattttcccctcctttcttaCTACCCAGATCTCTTGTTCCTCAGCTTCCCATCTGAAGTTCTGATCTGTGATGCATCCTTTAGTCTTCATAAAGATGGGCCTTTCATTGAGTTCTCCATTGGGAATAATGATAAATAAGGGCTACTTTCTAgaccaaaaataaaagaaactgtCTTTTCTGGTTCAGTTACAGAGAACAGAACACCCTCTGCACATCCTATTCCAAGGCACTCTATTTCCTTCTACTTAGATGTTAATGAAGTTGCAAAGTCCAAGCATATAGTATTGTAAAGAGCACAGGGACTAACAGCACGGTCATTTGCAGTCAGGTTTTAAAAAGTAGATATAACAAAAAGGTAAGAATAGTGGAATTTAATTTACAGAACGAGGAGGGGGTGGAGGTGAAGAGGTGGTCTCAGCTCCAGTGTGAGGGACCCAGCAATAAGAACATCACCAACAGCGAGCCAAAGGCAGATCAAAGGTCGCTCTAGCCCAGCAGCATGAGTGGCAGAAGATGACTATGGAGGAGCACAAGAACAGAGCAACACATAGTGATACTCATgcataaatacatgtattttctGGCAGCTTGTGGCTTAAGGATTTCTTAAACAGAGAATTATTATCAACCAAAAAGTACAGTGTGTTGCAGGAGAAACAGACAGACCCTAATGCAGCAACTGTCTGATGGCCACTGGAGACCCTCACATGCTTGAGGACAGGCATACCATGTGTCTGTATCACCACAGGTATTCTGGAGGTCATACATAGGGATTGTCCTTCCATccattcctctttcttttccattcagCTCATGAAAAGACACTGCCCGTCCTGCCACAATTAGGACATGTTAAAGACACTGTGAAATCCTAAGGATGTTACCTGAAGAGTGGGGCATTGCAGCACACGCAGTGGTATATTCCTGATTCTGTGTTATTCAGATAGATCCCACTAAAtggcttttttaaaagaaaggaacaaaagagaAGTTAATAATGCAGGTCTTTAAAAGATCGCCATCTGGAACAAGCATGTAGGAATCAGAttcaaaacaagagaaaaaccataaaaagaAGGCTTCACAGGGGGGCTTTGAAGAACAAACATTAGCAGCCCAAAGAAATGAAGGGGAGGATGCCTTTGGATTAATAGTGAAGAAAGACTACCCCGTACCCCTGGAAACTTTTGAGGCCAGTCAGGTTCATAAATCATCCAGGTACCAGGGCTGGAGTTGGGACCTCTGAGGAACTGGTGAAACACGCAGGATCCCAAGGACCAGGGCTCTGCCATGGAGCACCACAACTTTAAAGTGGCTCTACAAAGGgacttttctccttcctgcatGGTCTGGAACTCATATCCTTATTTTACAGGTATGAATTTGGGCACAGTTCACATGACTTAATCCCATGGTACATGCTCCATGCACTCAGAAGTCGTGGCTCTGGGCTATGGATGCCAGTGCTCCACCCATAACACTATGTGGCCTCTATCACAGAAGGAAGCAAAGTGTGGGGACAAAGTGGGTGGGTGATCAGGCACATGAGGGACAACCCATCTCTTGAATGGAGTGCTAAGCATAATCCTTCCATGGTGAATCTACATATGGTCAAAAAAGGGAGACAAAAATATGATTTCTCTCCCCTCTGCAGAGGCCTCCACTACTGCCACACAGAtggctgagctggcagcagagtatcccagaaaaaacccaacaaagtaTGAAAAGAATGCAGAATGTTTTGTCATCTGCAAACCAGCCTGTGCCAGAACAAAATACACCCCATTCAGTATGCTGAGTCCAACTTTCATCAACAGCAAGGCAGGGGAAATCCTGTGAAGCAACTGAGTGGTGACAGCTCCCCACAGCAGGATTTTCTCTGcccagcaggcagaggaggTGCCTTACCCTTGGACAGCATTAGCACCTTCGCTTACCGGTTCAGTTCCTCTTTCTCTTGTAACACAGAATTGCTCCggagtcaatttttttttccagtctgtaGCAGCACTTGCTTCAGCTTGTTTAGTCAGAGACCCTCTGTCTACAATTAGATACAGAAAGataatttgtattatttttaacacCATTTAAAGTCAGACTGTATTGATGCTTTCCATCATCATAGTTCTCCCAAAGTTTTTACAGGTACAGATAGAGGACAACAAGGCAGTTCAGGGTCATGAGAATGGGTGAATGCAGGACTCTGCATCAGCTTTCCATCCAGCGTGCTACAATtagagagcagctccagcaaacCCCTTGGGAAGGCTTATAATGAAAACAGGCACCTATGACCACAGGTACCACCCACCCTCCCAGCGCTGCCCACTGTCCTGGCTTGGGATAACTGCTGGTGCTCCTTCCTCATCCCTGGGGGTGTCACTGAAAGGTCTGGCAGTTTGTCTCTTGGAAACCCTAGGAAACCAGAACAGATGTTCATCTATGGGCTGCTGAAGACTAGAACTTCCACAGGATCCAGTGAAAAGCGGTGCTGAGAAGGAGCACTGGAAGAAACAAACACCTAGACCAAGAGAAATGGGGCCATAGTCAAGTGAGTGACAAACAATGGGAGAGCGTGAGTAATCCATCATAGCGCAAAACTCCAACAACGCCTCCAGTGAGTCCGTACACACCACACAGAGCACTTATGGTGGTATGGGATTAGCAAAGAATTAATAAGTTGAAAACAGTGAGTAAAATGGTTTAATACCTTGCTAATCAGAAAGTCTGAGGTGGGGGGGAACTACTTCCCTGCCTACCTCCCCCATCAGCACTTCAAGACCTTGGAAAAACAATCAGCTCCTGAGTGATGCTTGCCTGCACTCATCTCTTGCAATGCAGAGGTGAGATCTGCAGGGTGGGCGGGGCGGTTCATGAAAACGATAGTTTAACCAGCAGTTAACTAACGATAGTTAACCTACAGTTTTGCCTGCCAGTGCGAGAGAAAAACCTACGCCGGGTTAACTTAGCCCTTACTAACCGGCTAGGGGACACCGAGGGCAGGGTTGCCCTCCTCTtgcagggcagctcctgctctttccCCGCTCCCCAAGCTccaggcggggggggggggggggggtccccGGGCCCCCGTGGGTACCTGAGCCCCCGTGGCTCCAAGAGCCCCTGTAGGTCCCAGAGGCCCTtttaatatcacagaatcacagactattctgaactggaagggacccacaaggatcatcgagtccaactcttaagtcaatggcccatataggggattgaacccatgatcTTGGCAtcattacaaccaagttttaaccaactgagctgtgGGTCCCCGAGCCCGTGAGTCCCCGAGCCCCCGTGGGTACCTGTGCCACGGTGGGTCCCTGAGCCCCTCTGGGTCCCGGAGCCCCCGTGTGCACTGCGGGCGCTCCGCgagcagctcagcaggggcAGAAGGAGCCGGCGGCCCCCCAGTGCCCGCCCGCACAGCGTGGCCGCCATTGCCGGGGGCGGGCCCGGGGCCGCCCGGTCCCTGCGCGCAGCCGGAACGGGCCTTACAAACAGACATTATAAAAAGCGAAGGGCAAAGCGCCCGCAAAAATGGCAATGCAGCATTTGCAGGCGAGGGTTTCAGTCGCTTCTTACCGAGAGGCAAAGTAATCAGCTTAAAAAATG belongs to Pithys albifrons albifrons isolate INPA30051 chromosome 7, PitAlb_v1, whole genome shotgun sequence and includes:
- the MSRB2 gene encoding methionine-R-sulfoxide reductase B2, mitochondrial, whose protein sequence is MQLSTSPADARHLVQYFVDPSIGSSAAPPAALHQLPRRSITFRSAPSPPPALHHLPQRSITGIPAGAPVRASTRPVPLKNNLNRLQANAPAGLCHIYGCSDCSFFKLITLPLDRGSLTKQAEASAATDWKKKLTPEQFCVTRERGTEPPFSGIYLNNTESGIYHCVCCNAPLFSSEKKYNSGTGWPSFSEAYGTCGRDESNTNIVRRPDNSLGLTRTEVLCKQCDAHLGHVFDDGPAPSGQRFCINSVSLNFKPSSGQ